A window of Gadus chalcogrammus isolate NIFS_2021 chromosome 2, NIFS_Gcha_1.0, whole genome shotgun sequence genomic DNA:
TTATTTTTGCGAGAACGAAGCAGGGATTCTTATTTTGGAAGAACAAAGCGTGGGACTCTTATTTCTGGAGAACAATGTGTGTGACTCTTATTTTTGGAGAACAAAGTGAGGGACTCTTATTTTAGAAGAACAAAGCGTGGGCCTCTTATTTTGGAAGTTGAAGTCGGAGTGTGTGAGAGCACGTGAGCACGTGGTTCTAACATCTGAGTGTTCATCCTCACCTTCCACCGCGCAGAAGCCTCGCTAACGCCCGACTCTTACTGCTCAACACAGACACTGTACTGATGTCTTCCcaaactctctcccccctccctccctcccttctacaccccccacacacccctccctccaaaccaccaccctccccccattGCAGAATTGCCTCCTGATGGTAAGACAAACTAATTAAGTATCAGcatctttgaaaaaaaaaaaaaaacaaatgtgttattGGAGTGTATGTTCTGACAAGCAAACACCTACAAAGATATCAGAAATTCCCTTTGAACGGGAGGGCGTGTTATACCTCTCTCGCACGCAGGAACAAGATGTAAGCACCTCTCAAACGCTCCCGTTCTGTCAGCACGGCGGTTGCGGGTTGTACCGCTGTCTTTACATGTGATTAGCACACTTTTTGTATTCCCTGGAGCCCCGACATGGAGTCCTCTCGTCTACGAGACACAGTACAAGCTGGCCTGTCACTCCCCGCCGTGGCCCAAATATCTTGTTTTACTATCTgaggtttggtttacttttgtCAGGGTTAGACTGTGGTGCAGACAGCTCCCCTAGCGGCCAGGAAGGAGTACTGCAATGGTTATTATCGTACTTTAACCGCCTGGATACCTTAACGTGTCGGTGTGAATGTAGGGTTGTACGGCGGTTTGCTTGGTCCCATCATACTGGGGAGTGACCGCCTTCACCGCCCACCGTAGCCCAAACATCGCCTTTTACTGTCAGAGGATCCAGGGTTTAGTTCACTTTAGTTCGGGAGAAGACTGTGGTGCAGACAGCTCCCCTAGTGGCCAGGAAGGAGAACTGCAATGATTATCATCGTTGTTTAGCCGGCTTGATACTTTTTTAAAAGTATCAAGCGTAGGGTGCGAGTGCGAGTGCGAGCGTAGGGGTTGTACGGCGGTTTGCTTGGTCCCATTATACTGTCCGGGTGTGtgctgcgtctgtgtgcgtgtgtgtgtgtgtgtgtgtgtgtgtgtgtgtctgtgattcatGCTCTGTGTTTGTTCCCGCCGTAGATCTGGCGCCAGGGGAGCAGCGGGAGATGTCGGAGCAGAGCGGCATGTTCGTGCTCCGGCCCGAGAGCGCCACCGCGGTCAAAGGTTAGCCCCGCCTCCCACCTTCgtctcaaccaatcacagcacacgATGAAGGTTATCTGACAAACGACACAGATCGCGTTTGCAATGGAACAAACATCGCATCCCATAATATGTCCACAAACTGACAATATGTGTACAATAAGTACGAAATCGCTTTGTGTAGTTTTTTGTGTAGTTTAAACTCAACGTCCAGTCGATTTTGATCGACTGGTCAAAAGATCAAATCCTATCGATGGCCAGGTTGAGGTGAGGTGGCGCGTGCGTCGGCCAATCACATGGGCCCCTGCTATGAGCCAATAAAGTGGCTACTGGGGGTCTCCTCatgtcacctcctctcccctcctctctcctcctctcctcatctctgctcctctcccctcctttcttctcctctctcctcctttctcctcccctctcctctctcctcctctcgcctccttactcctcctctctcctcctctcgcctccttactcctcctctctcctcctccctcctctctcctcctctcctcctctctcctccttactcctcctccctcctctctcctcctctctcctcctccctcctctctcctcctctctcctccttactcctcctctctcctccttactcctcctccctcctctctcctcctctctcctcctccctcctctttcctcctctctcctccactctcctcctctctcctccactctcctcctccctcctctctcctcctccctcctcctctctcctcaaggTAAGGACGTCAGCTTCGTGGCCAAGGTGGACTCCAAGGCCATGCTCCGGAAGCCCTCCATGAAGTGGCTGAAGGGGAAGTGGTGCGACCTGGGCAGCAAGGCGGGCAAGCACCTGGCCTTCAAGGAGACCTACGACCGCAACACCAAGGTGGGTGtggcagtgggtgtgtgtgtgtgtgtgtgtgtgtgtgtgtgtgtgtgtgtgtgtgtgtgtgtgtgtgtgtgtgtgtgtgtgtgtgtgtgtgtgtgtgtgtgtgtgtgtgtttgtgtgagcacaTGTTCCATCAGCGTCTGGGCAGCCATTAGCTAGTGCCTCATTAAATGCATggtcactttccctctctctctctctctctctctctctctctctNNNNNNNNNNNNNNNNNNNNNNNNNNNNNNNNNNNNNNNNNNNNNNNNNNNNNNNNNNNNNNNNNNNNNNNNNNNNNNNNNNNNNNNNNNNNNNNNNNNNTCCCGGTCGGTGCGGTCGCCCTCCCCCCGGTCGGtgcgctccccctccccccgctccgtGTGCTCCCACTCGCCCCGGCCGTACCGAGCCCACTCCCCGAGACCCCGGGGCCGGGCCGAGGCCGGGTACTGCCCCCTGCCCAGCCACGACAACCAGGTACACGGACCACCGCCACCAcaccagaaccacacacacagacacacacctggagaacCAGGTACCAGGACCACCGCCACCACAccagaaccagacacacacagacacacacctggagaacCGGGTACCCGGACCACCGCCACCAcaccagaaccacacacacagacacacacccggaCAATCAGGTACCAGGACCACCACACGCTACaaccacacactaacacacagacacacacctggagaacCAGGTACCAGGACCACCACACGCTACaaccacacactaacacacagacacacacctggagaacCAGGCAGGTGGAGCACAACAcgctacaaccacacacacacagacagggcaCTGGGAGCactgatgcatgctgggaacctcttcccagcatgcatcagtGCTCCCAGTGTCCGGTCTGTTCTATTGGGGTTTAAAAGAATGAGAGGCGGGGTACAAGCTCTGATATTTTGCCGCATTTTTGTCTGTTTCTGCCAGCACTACAAGTTAACTGGatattttcttcttcctctcctgcttctgcttcttcttcctctccttcttctcctccttcttctttttctctttcttctcctatTCCTCCTACttcttcaccttctcctccttcttcttctccttcttcttctccttcattatcttcttcttcttgcttttctttttcttttccttctgcttcttcttcctcctcctcgcccctcctcctcttcctcctccgccacctcctcctcctcctcctcctcctcctcctccccctcctcctcctcctctactctcttcctcctctcctcaacctcctgctcctcctcctctacctccttctcctcccccacctcctccccccccctccccccgtcctcctcctcctcctcctcctcctccccctcctcctctgctctcctcctcctcccctcctcccccccccccccccctcctccctccccccccccccccccccctcctcccccccccctcctcccccaggtccccaccctctcccgctcccacagggagagggagcgggagcgggaacGTCTGCGTCTGGAAAGTGAgacggaggaggacgaggagcggGTGTTCTGCGAGGGCAGCGACGGGGAGGAGAGCGACGACACCGCCTACGACAGGAGGCACGGCCTCCAGCTGGCCGACCtgccctgacccccccccccccccccccccaccccccccgcccggctCCCCTCACCTTGGATCGGGGCCCCCTGCTGTGTAACAAGGTGCTGTATCCCGGGGGGCCCTACTCCCGTTTCAGTCCTGTCACGATGGTCAGCATTAGTCTTGTTAGCTTCAACGAGTTGAAAGGTGCAGTAGGCGAGTTTAAAGAGCTGTGAACGCAGCGTTTTTtgggttgtttattttcaaagtCTTGctgtctttcgctctctctctctctctctctctctctctctctctcttacccacCGCACCTTTGAGTCAAAGTATTTTAATGCACGGTATAACAGCGTCATTCTGAAGCATTAAGTTCTTCAGACATGGCAGCTGCAGCTAAGCAGGCATTGACATTTATTGGTATTTTTCAAGAGTCAGTGTAACACGTTAATTCAGCCGTTAATCAAACCATCCCAGTGTGTGGCCATGCATCAACCTTCCACCTTAGTAACGCACCCGAGCAAGCCCTCCTTTTCTCTGCAGGGGCAAAGGTCGATTGACTCAAAGAATCACAGAAATACCAGCACCATCATATAATTGAATAAAAACcttgtatttattgttattttttttattcctacCTCATCCCATTTTCGCATTTTCCAATTTCTTAGGATTTCCAGTGATTTCGTAGCCTAGCCTTGACCCCTTACGCCATGACCCCTAACCCCTTAAACGAGGTCATTCATAATATCGATGTTAATGATGTCACTATGTAATCTACAcagggtttgtgtttgtcatCGTCTGCTACGTGAAAAAATGGTTGTTCGGTTGTTTTTTAACTCAAACGCACAACTTTCTATCCTCGTTGTACTCTTGTGTGTTTCTGAAGTAACCCTTTAGTGTCATTTGATACCGTTTTTATCATTAactatttatttgtttgcattGCATGAAGCCCCCTTCCCCGTGTCTCCCAACGGACCTGTCTCTCATTAGGGGGTCCCAGGTCACGGCTCGACGCTTTCAAACTGATCTTACAAGTTGTGTCATACATTGTGCGTAATAAAATCCGAAGAGATTTATTTAAGCGACCCGTGTGTTCTCTGCTCTCTGACCCGAGGACGCGCCGCGGCGACGGCGTCTCTGCGGGGAAGGATTTGTCCGAACAGCGAGGGACAGACGTCAGCACAAGGGACTTTAGACAAAaagggaaagaaggagaaaaaaatgaaatcatcCGGGACACGGGAATTACTGGAGATCCAGCTGGGAGCGGCGACACACCAGCGATTACACGCgtcaccacaaacacacgcacgcacacgtcatgacaaacacacacaaacacgccacgTTTACACACGTTGAGAACCACACAGAGATGTAAAGGCACCACACTTAATCCTCTCAGAGGAGTACAGGGATGGCGAGGGCGAGAGACAacagagggagggcgagagacaacagagagagggggagagagagagagggggagagagagagagagagagagagagagagagagagagagagagagagagagagagagagagagagggggagacagatggCCAGAAAGACGTCAATCTGTCTCATTCTTCTCAGACAGCCCAGGGTGGGCCGCACTGTGGATGATTGAAAACAAGGATTGACGTCAAACACTCAGACCCCCGGGCatcagggcagagagagagagagagagagagagagagagagagagagagagagagagagagagagagagagagagagagagagagagagagagagagagagagagagagagagagagagagagagagagagagagagagagagagagagagagagagagtgccagTCTGCcatcatgtttctgtgtgtttcttttcgATGGAGAGTATTCGATTAAACCCTCTCACACAGTAAGTGGGGCCCGCTGTGTCGGTCTTCATTCTATAGAACTGGGGCTCCTGGAATCGTTACttaaaaggtcaaaggtcaaacgtGAGATCACACAACCAGGTCAAGTGTCAAATGTGACATCACACGAGCAGGTCAAAGGTCGGATGTGAGATCACATAACCAGGTCACCAAGGTCAATTGGCGATCACAACAAACCCATCACTGGCGGTGTCGTAAACTTGTGACCCCACACGTATTCCCAGCCTCTCTGACCTTTTCAGACGTTGACAAAGATAGAATGGATAATAGGACTTCCACTTCTACATGTCATCTTTATTATGGAGTTCTTAATTATTTAAGACATGTGAAACATTGACAATTTTTCTAATAATGTGTTTAGTTTCCAAGTCCCTGTAGTGATGAGGGTCCACACAAGGGAAGGAGTGAATTTGGTTATCcaaatatatattcattcaGTAGTACATTATTAATATTTGGCTGTTATTATTGCAACGGAGGTCTGTGTTTACTTTGAACGCGTTTTCCTCACGAATATGCTGCTTGCATACCCAAAGTGAGTGGAGCCATAATCAATGTGCAGAATTACAATTACGTCACATTCAGATGTTACTCACACACCGTCGGTCTCTTTGAGAACACGACGCCATCTAGGGGCGGGGGACGTCATTACAGGAGTGCAATGGGGCGGTCGACGTTAAAATCAACCGTTAAGATTATTCCAGGAGGCACAACATTCACTCGAGGTATGCATGACAAAGAAAAGTATCTTAAATTATTTAAAGAATCGGTTCAAAAATGTAATCTTTATTTAAAAATGCAAATTGAAACAGCGTATTATCTTGTCGCTTAAACTAAACGTAAGGGGACCACTCACCAGATAACGGCCGTACACATACAAAACATTCCCAAACGCAGTGTGTTGTTTTGGGGTCGTACATTTTTGTGTCATGTACGTTAGCGTAGCACAACATAGCATGGCATAGCGTAGCATAGCATTGGCCCAAAGAGAGACATTCGCAGAGGCCTGACACCAGGGTTCTGAGAGGACATGCGTGGCATTCCCTGACTCTGGCACCTCTCGGTCAATATCACTTACCCCCTGCTACATAGGAAACATAGCGATAGGCCAAGTCACCAGCAGCACATATCCTCCGtacacacaaatgcgcacactcacacacattcgcacacatgcacacacccgcacacacgtgcgcacatgcacacacccgcacacaacaCCGCAAACCCTGACACGAAACTCTTTGCGCTCAGATTCTGCCCAGTTGTACCCGGCTTCCTGGAACCATCCTCGCTGACACCCCACACTCCATCATGGAGCCCGAGTCCTCTCGCTCAAAGAGCAGCGCTCACTGCCATCATTGTGCTCATCCTCCGGGCTCCACGGTTCAACGCAGAGCGAGAGGAACACCGGACAACACAATGGTTCTGAATCATGAGGCATTCGGAGGGCTCTTTGTCGCAGTGACATACAGAGCGGGCAGGATGACCTCCTCAATGAGCCTCTGTCCAATTGGTATTTCTCGTTTATGTCCTGGGGGTGGTGTCGTTTATGTCCATTAATGGCCGTGTCTGTCTCAATGGCTCACTGTCTCGTATGTCTGACTCCTACAGTTACATTATATAAGGGGACCACTCACCAGACAACATTTTTGCTCAACAGTCCAGCGAGGTTTACCCTAGTGTGGCTCTTAGGTCAAGGAGGTGCTGGGGAATGACACATTTGTAGAGAGCCTTTTTaaacagtggccactcaaagcgctctGAAATACTGCccgacattcacccattcatgcacacatttacggcggcgtcagccacgcaaggtgacagccagctcgtcaggagcagtcagggtgaggcgtcttgctcagggacacctcgacattcaattaggaggagccggggatcgaagtAGCAACCTCCttgttaccagccaacccactcgACCTCCTTAGCCACGTGCCAATAAAGAAGAGACTACAATTCACACTgttcaaaatataaattttAATCTGTTCAATGTATACAAAAAGTGatttcaagaaaaaaaatagCCAAACATTATTCCGCAAAAAGGACTCAAAGCACATACGAAAGTGGGGATAGGATGGATGTACAAACAAGATAAGACACACAATAACATTCCCCCTACTGTATTCATACGGTAGCTTCATCATTGTTATTGTCATGTGACATGTTACGATCAGTGCATGTCGACGATGATGTCATATAAACAGACTAGTCCCGGTTGTTCTCCTGTGTGGGTGTTTTGGCATCGACGGTCCCCTCGTTTCCAAGGCGATCTCCTCCAACAGCGGAGGCCCTGGCGTCGGATTGCGTTactggcgagagagagggcgggacttccgcGCATGCTTCAGAGTTCAATGTGTATAGCGgcaagagagagggcgggacttccgtCTCCAGCTTATTGCTTTGTCAAATACTACTCGAATACCTGCGTATTTCATCTCCTTTCGCGATGGTTCCTTCCTGTCGTCCCGTTCTTGTTTTCCTCAATCgcgaagggtggggggggggggtacactaTTTACCAGGTCACAGGAAGCCAGAGAACAGAGAATGCGCTGCGGGAGACCTGGTACATCGCTGAGAGTCACAAGCCTCTCTGAGCGCCGCCCAGCTCCGACCCCACCAAACCCGTGTCCCGTCCGCACCCCTCAGCCCTCGGGGACCATCTGCCCTCTGCTGAAGAGCCCCACCCCCGGGGGGGCCCCGGCCCAGCCCCTCAGACCTGGGTGACCATGGGGCTGGTGAAGAGCCTCAGCCCCCTCTCCCGGCCCGGCCCGGCGAACACGCCCGCCAGCAGCTTCCCGTTCACCCCTGGCCCCCGGCAGCTGTCCTCGTGCGACGGCGGCGGGCGGTGGTCTCCCGAGTGCCCCGCCtcctcggccccgcccccctcgccgccgccgccgccgccttccccctcccccccctcgccctcccaCACGTCCGTGTCCACGTGCTTGAACTCGGACTCGGTGTCCACGCACTCCGTCTCGCGGTGGTAGAAGTAGCTGAAGTTGGACACGATGACGGGCACGGGCAGCGAGATGGTCAGCACGCCGGCGATGGCGCACATGGAGCCCACCAGCTTGCCGCCCACGGTCTCCGGGTACATGTCGCCGTAGCCCACCGTCGTCATGGACACCACCGCCCACCAGAAGGCCTCGGGGATGCTGGTGAAGGATGTTTTCGGGTTGTCCACCTCGGCGAAGTACACGGCGCTGGAGAAGAGGATGACGccgatgaagaggaagaagatgagCAGGCCCAGCTCCCGCATGCTGGCCTTCAGCGTCTGGCCCAGGATCTGCAGCCCCTTGGAGTGGCGGGACAGCTTGAAGATCCGGAAGACCCTGACCAGACGGATGACCCGGATCAGCGCCAGGGAGACGGAGGGCGGGTCGCCGCGGTCCTTGGCCAGCTCTGTGCCCAGCGTCACAAAGTAGGGAATGATGGCGAAGAAGTCGATGGTGTTCATGACGTCCTTGAAGAAGTGCACCTTGCTGGGCGCGCAGAGCAGCCGCACCACCAGCTCGAAGGAGAACCAGCAGATGCACACGGTCTCCGTGATGAAGAAGGGGTCCTGGAACGGAGCGAACTCGGGCGCCACCGAGATGGTCGCGTTGGGGATGGTGGGGTGAGGGATCGTGGTGAATtgctggaggggagggagggggagggagaggggggggtgggaagggagagggggggaggagggagggaggaagggagggagcgagggagaggaagggttggaggtgagagagggggaaacgTTGTCAATACACTCCAAGAACCAAACAGAACAATCAAACTGTACATATGAGGTGGTTGTGATCAGCGCATCAACGCACACAGTCACAATTTACCCTATCTCTGCCATCTTTGGATAATTGTTTAACAAGCGTGTATCTAATGGAATGGAATGTGAAGTA
This region includes:
- the kcna7 gene encoding potassium voltage-gated channel subfamily A member 1, with product MDSLPTQGEGGGGGGEEDKSRDKNLVSSEPRDTDKWTKEQQNQEEKGEEKEKEAVDGSDRGSQREGSRRSHTGSWRAGGWALGERLAINVSGMRYETQLRTLAQFPDTLLGDPKRRLRYYDPLRDELFLDRSRVCFDAILFFYQSGGRLRRPANVPLDVFMEEMRFYQLGEDTLARFKQDEGFPKVEEQPLPTNPLQRRLWMLFEYPESSGGARIIAIISVMVIVVSILIFCLETLPEFRAEKELREQFTTIPHPTIPNATISVAPEFAPFQDPFFITETVCICWFSFELVVRLLCAPSKVHFFKDVMNTIDFFAIIPYFVTLGTELAKDRGDPPSVSLALIRVIRLVRVFRIFKLSRHSKGLQILGQTLKASMRELGLLIFFLFIGVILFSSAVYFAEVDNPKTSFTSIPEAFWWAVVSMTTVGYGDMYPETVGGKLVGSMCAIAGVLTISLPVPVIVSNFSYFYHRETECVDTESEFKHVDTDVWEGEGGEGDSCRGPGVNGKLLAGVFAGPGRERGLRLFTSPMVTQV